Proteins co-encoded in one Papaver somniferum cultivar HN1 chromosome 5, ASM357369v1, whole genome shotgun sequence genomic window:
- the LOC113283753 gene encoding CBL-interacting serine/threonine-protein kinase 14-like, whose amino-acid sequence MEEPSGSSSEYGDISPVTEHILFEKYEIGRLLGCGAFAKVYHARNIQTGQSVAIKVISKQKIIKGGLMTNIKREISIMRQLHHPYIVKLFEVLATKAKIYFVMEFVKGGELFAKVAKCRFSEDLSRRYFQQLISAVGYCHSHGVFHRDLKPENLLLDDKGDLKVSDFGLSAVTSQVQNDGLLHTLCGTPAYVAPEILGKRGYNGAKIDIWSCGVILFVLNSGYLPFNDRNLMVMYRKIYKGEFRVPKWTSPGLRHLFSRLLDTNPITRITVDEIIQDPWFRKGYKEIKFHEYDNNLIKEVDQENNGGSKFLNAFDIISFSSGFDLSGLFKDFDNSVAVESDRFITAETPENITKKISEAAAKEGLTMRKKDWKLMLEGQNGKLLVGIEMYQLTEKLAVVEVRSYEGVWKNKIQPELSSLIYQPEASGSGNTN is encoded by the coding sequence ATGGAAGAACCATCAGGATCATCATCAGAATACGGTGACATATCACCGGTAACCGAGCACATTCTATTCGAGAAATACGAGATCGGACGTCTACTCGGTTGCGGTGCGTTCGCAAAAGTATATCACGCAAGAAACATACAAACTGGCCAAAGTGTCGCCATTAAAGTAATCAGCAAACAGAAAATTATCAAGGGCGGGTTGATGACGAACATCAAGAGAGAAATCTCGATTATGAGGCAATTGCATCATCCGTACATCGTCAAATTATTCGAAGTGTTGGCAACAAAAGCGAAGATTTATTTCGTCATGGAGTTTGTCAAAGGTGGTGAGCTTTTCGCCAAGGTGGCGAAATGTAGATTCAGCGAAGATTTGAGTCGACGGTATTTTCAGCAGTTGATTTCAGCTGTTGGTTATTGTcattctcatggtgttttccacCGTGATCTGAAACCGGAGAATTTGTTGCTGGATGATAAGGGTGATTTGAAGGTGTCGGATTTTGGCCTCAGTGCGGTGACATCGCAGGTGCAGAATGATGGGTTGTTGCATACATTATGTGGAACACCGGCGTATGTGGCACCGGAGATTTTAGGGAAAAGGGGTTATAATGGGGCGAAGATTGATATCTGGTCATGTGGTGTTATATTGTTCGTGTTGAACTCCGGTTATCTTCCGTTTAATGATCGGAATTTGATGGTGATGTATCGGAAAATATATAAGGGTGAGTTCCGTGTACCGAAATGGACTTCGCCGGGTTTGCGCCATCTTTTTTCACGGCTTTTGGATACAAATCCGATTACTAGAATTACCGTCGATGAGATTATCCAAGACCCGTGGTTCCGGAAAGGTTATAAAGAGATCAAATTCCATGAATATGATAATAATCTGATCAAAGAGGTGGATCAAGAAAACAACGGCGGTTCGAAGTTCTTGAATGCGTTTGATATTATCTCATTCTCGTCAGGGTTCGATTTATCGGGTTTGTTCAAAGATTTCGATAACTCGGTTGCGGTAGAAAGTGATCGATTTATTACTGCCGAGACGCCGGAAAACATTACAAAAAAGATCAGTGAAGCCGCGGCGAAAGAAGGTCTAACGATGAGGAAAAAAGATTGGAAGTTGATGTTGGAAGGGCAAAATGGGAAATTACTCGTCGGGATCGAAATGTATCAGTTGACGGAAAAGTTAGCCGTGGTGGAAGTACGGTCGTATGAAGGTGTTTGGAAGAATAAAATTCAGCCGGAGCTAAGTTCACTGATTTACCAACCGGAAGCAAGTGGATCGGGTAATACTAATTGA